A window of Solea senegalensis isolate Sse05_10M linkage group LG20, IFAPA_SoseM_1, whole genome shotgun sequence contains these coding sequences:
- the lg20h5orf49 gene encoding uncharacterized protein C5orf49 homolog isoform X1 has protein sequence MDVSLQAKTKPLSSLSAFSYIPPRRRQLKDMSYFNRDLKVPQVSMYDLVFHQAEGYDMNVHRDDRRHHKGRGLDVNAEVVATLLERSRSVPVLSSSEYGRHPIPVLYAPGRQHAQVACIKTEFYTKNGLVWNVEEGYGSVVPI, from the exons ATGGACGTGTCTCTCCAGGCGAAGACCAAGCCGCTGTCCTCGCTCTCTGCCTTCAGTTACATCCCACCACGACGGAGGCAACTGAAGGACATGTCCTACTTCAACAGGGACTTGAAG GTCCCACAAGTGTCCATGTATGACCTCGTGTTCCACCAGGCGGAGGGTTACGATATGAATGTGCACCGGGACGACAGGCGACACCACAAAGGACGGGGACTGGACGTAAACGCGGAGGTCGTGGCCACACTTTTG GAGAGGTCCAGGTCCGTGCCAGTGCTCTCCTCCTCAGAATACGGCCGCCATCCCATTCCTGTCCTCTACGCGCCGGGCCGGCAGCACGCACAAGTGGCCTGCATCAAAACTGAATTCTACACGAAAAACGGTCTCGTGTGGAATGTGGAAGAAGGATACGGATCAGTCGTTCCCATCTGA
- the lg20h5orf49 gene encoding uncharacterized protein C5orf49 homolog isoform X2 yields MDVSLQAKTKPLSSLSAFSYIPPRRRQLKDMSYFNRDLKVPQVSMYDLVFHQAEGYDMNVHRDDRRHHKGRGLDVNAEERSRSVPVLSSSEYGRHPIPVLYAPGRQHAQVACIKTEFYTKNGLVWNVEEGYGSVVPI; encoded by the exons ATGGACGTGTCTCTCCAGGCGAAGACCAAGCCGCTGTCCTCGCTCTCTGCCTTCAGTTACATCCCACCACGACGGAGGCAACTGAAGGACATGTCCTACTTCAACAGGGACTTGAAG GTCCCACAAGTGTCCATGTATGACCTCGTGTTCCACCAGGCGGAGGGTTACGATATGAATGTGCACCGGGACGACAGGCGACACCACAAAGGACGGGGACTGGACGTAAACGCGGAG GAGAGGTCCAGGTCCGTGCCAGTGCTCTCCTCCTCAGAATACGGCCGCCATCCCATTCCTGTCCTCTACGCGCCGGGCCGGCAGCACGCACAAGTGGCCTGCATCAAAACTGAATTCTACACGAAAAACGGTCTCGTGTGGAATGTGGAAGAAGGATACGGATCAGTCGTTCCCATCTGA